The genomic interval CTGGCTAACCATCCCGGGAGCTTCCAACCCTTCAACGATATTGTGAGCGGTGATAACGGCTTCTACCGCGCTACCCCCGGCTGGGACTACGTTACAGGCTGGGGCTCACCCAACTTCTTCGCCCTCCTCCAGTGCCTGCAGTCGGCCTGAGAGCAGCCAGCAGGGGCAGGGGCTGCAGAAAAGCTTCCTGCCCTTGCTCCTGCACCAGTAAGGTCTCCTTTCTCCCTCTCTACCCCCGCTTCCTCTTGACAGAAACACCGTATTCGTGTATCCTATCCGTACAGTGTTCAGTTTTCAAATGGTGTTAGAATTATGGAAAAGCAGCACCCAGGCAAGGCGCGAGAGCGACGGCGTGCTCGCACCAGACAGCGCATTGTGAGCGCAGCGGAAGAGATCCTCTGCGAGAAGGGACCGGAGGCTTTATCAATGCGCGAGCTGGCCAGCCGCATCGAATACAGTCCAGCTGCGCTTTACGAATATTTTGGCAGCAAGGAAGAGATCGTGACTGCTCTCTGTGAAAAGACATTGATAGGTCTCGCCGAGACGCTCAGCAAGATTCCTCCCCAATTGCCACCTGCCGAGCGCTTGCTTAGAGCAGGACTGGCCTATCTAGGCTTCGCCCGTACCTTCCCTCAGCAGTACCTGCTCACCTTTAGTAGCAGCAGGGGCGAGCAAGATCCCCTGCGTCTCGTCGAAGCCAGTCGCGCATATAGTCTCTTGCGCCAGATCATTGCCGATGGCATCGACCAGGGCGTCTTCCTTCCCCGCCCCGACTATAGCCTTGGAGAAATGACTTACCACTGCTGGGCTGTGGTCCACGGGATGGCGATGCTACGCCTTACGCTGCTCAGCAGCGAAGGCCAGGATCTTGAGGATCTGCACGAGCGGGTTCTCCGGGGCCTGATCACCGGCTTGCAGTGCCCCTGATTTTTTTGTGCTTCTCATAACCGAACAACGTTCGATTTTTGAGAGCTGTACGGGAAAGGTACAGAGTGCCGTTGTTACCAGACAAAGGAGAGCTTCAATGGCGCATTCCATCATCAAGCAACGCATGACCGCTCAGATCGAAGGCAGCTTTGTTGTCTTCCTAATCGGCATACGTATCAATCGGCCCTGGCAGCTTTACAAATGGCTCCCGGTCTTTGTGGCCATGCCACGCATGCTCAAGGAGCTTCAGAGGCAGCCCGAGCTTGGCTTGCTCGGTTATCATCTTCACGTCGGCTTTCCCATCAGCATGGTCGTCCAGTACTGGCGTTCTTTCGAGCAGCTCGCTGCTTATGCTGGAAAGCGCGATGCTCAGCACTGGCCGGCCTGGGTCGCCTTTAACCGGCGGGTTGGAAGCAGCGGCGCGGTTGGTATCTGGCACGAAACCTATTGTGTCGAGGCCGGGGCCTACGAATGCATCTATAACAATATGCCTCCCTATGGGCTGGGCCAGGCTGGTCAGCTCGTTTCCGCAGTGGGGCGCAAAACGACGGCAGCTGGGCGGCTTGTCAGAAGCTAGCGAGCCTGCTATGCTACAATAGATTGCAAGGCCCCAAACAAGAGAAGAGGTCAGGCTCAAGCCTGCCACAATGCCCGCGCTCCAGCTCTAGCTTCAGCATGGAGGGCCAACCGGATGGCGGACCAGCTTGATGTCGCGACTGTCCTTTATGCCTACACGCGGGGGATCTTTCCTATGGCTGACTCCCAGGGACAGATCCACTGGTATGCCCCAGACCCGCGTGCTATCCTCGAACACGAGCGGCTGCATGTCTCTCGTTCTCTACGCGCTACCCTACGCAAAGGTCTTTATGAGATCCGCATGGATAGCGCCTTCGCGGAAGTGATGCGCGCCTGCGCAGCCCGTGAGGAGACCTGGATTAGCGAAACCTTTATTCAGACCTACACTGAGCTGCACCATCTCGGTCTAGCCCATAGTGTCGAGGCCTGGCACGCCGGTCAGCTTGTGGGGGGTCTCTACGGTGTAGCTCTGGGCGGGGCCTTTATGGGCGAAAGCATGTTCTCGCGCGCCCCCGATGCCTCGAAGGTCTGTCTGGTAGCACTCGTTGAGCACCTTAAAAGCCGCGGCTATATCCTTCACGATGTCCAGTTTCTGACCCCTCACCTGGCAAGCCTGGGGGCCAGCGAGATCCCTCGACGCGAATACGAGCGCCGCCTGCGCCACGCGCTGCAACTGCCCTGCACCTGGTAGAGTAGAAATCGCAAAGAGGAGAAGCAAGCACAGGCAAAGAGCAGAGAGGAAGGAAGCCAGCCATGCGTATTGTGATCGCTCCCCAGGCCCTTAAGGGGAGTTTGACGGCTCCCGAGGCCGCCCGCGCCATTGCTGGCGGCTTTCAGAAAGTGCTGCCAACAGCTGAGCTGGATCTCGTTCCTATCGCTGACGGAGGCGAGGGCACCGTTGAGGCTCTGGTCAGCGCCACAGGCGGTCAGCTTTTGCATGCGCAGGTTACGGGGCCTCTGGGCGAGCCAGTGGAAGCGACCTTCGGGCTGCTCGGGGATGGGCAGACGGCGGTGATTGAGATGGCCGCCTGCGCTGGGTTGCCACTGGTTCCCCCGGAGCGACGCGATCCTCGCCTGACTACAACGTACGGGGTAGGTGAGTTGATTCGCGCCGCCCTGGACAGCGGTTGCCGTCATTTGATCATCGGCATCGGCGGCAGTGCGACAAATGACGGCGGGGCCGGCATGGCTCAGGCTCTTGGGGTCCGTTTGCTGGATGCAGAGGGGAAGGATCTTCCCTACGGCGGGGCCGCCCTGGCAGGTCTGGCACGCATCGTGCCCGATGGCATTGACCCACGCCTGCAGGAGTGTCGTATTGAGGTCGCCTGCGATGTGACCAATCCTCTCTGTGGACCCCAGGGAGCCTCAGCGGTCTACGGCCCTCAGAAGGGAGCATCCCCCGAGATGGTCGCTCAGCTCGACGCAGCTCTCGCTCACTATGCCGGGATCATTCAACGCGATCTGGGCCGGGACGTGCGCAATCTGCCCGGGGCGGGAGCCGCCGGCGGACTGGGGGCCAGCCTCCTGGCCTTCCTTCAGGCCACTCTCCGCCCGGGGGCCGACCTCGTGCTGGAAGCCGTCGGCCTGGCCAAGCGTCTGCAAGGTGCCAGCCTGCTCGTGACTGCTGAAGGACAGATCGATCGCCAGACTGCCTACGGTAAGAGTGTAGGCGCCGTGGCCTCCCTGGCCCAGCGCTGCGGGGTCCCCGTCCTGGCTCTGGCTGGCAGCCTGGGAGAGGAGTACCAGGTGGTCTATGCGCTGGGAGTCGAGGCGGTTATGACCTTGCTGGCCGCCCCCCTCTCGCTGAACGAGGCCATGACTCAGGCCGCCTCACTGCTGGCCGATGCCAGCGAACGGGCCGCCCGCCTGCTGCTGCTGGGCCGGCGCCTGCCACCCCTTGAAGGGTTTACTTTCTAGCGATATAATTCGTCTATACTAATGGGAACTCTTCTCAGGGTCGGAGACGTGAAGAAACCGCCACATCCTCCCTGCCTGTCCCTTCGTCGCTGGGCAAGCACAGCGCCCGGGCACTCAGGCCGCTGGCACAGTCCAATGAGTCGACCAGGTAGGCTACGGAAGCAACAGGATCACTAACTCTTGACTGCCACTTCCAACCCGCCAGCTGAGAAATATTGGAAGGGTGAAAAGATGTTGTATCCTGTGAACGGTTTCAAGCGTCTCTATAATTAAGCAGAGCGATAACAGGAGACGCTTGCTCAATCCGTTGGTAGTCCAGAATAGAGGGAGCGCCGTTATCATGCCGGACCGTCTCTACGCGACCGATAACGCAGACTTCGAACGCCTGCTGTCACTGGGATTCACAGAAAGCGAAGCCAAGCGGCTTCTCTATCTGCGAGACCATGTCGATGAGCAAGTCGAATATCGCGAAATTTTAGAGGAAAGCCGTCGACTTAACTTTATCCGCTGGCTGATCGAGCACGATCGGATCAGCAGGTAATGCAGATAGATTAAGCCAGAAAGTAGAATAGAGCGGCAGACTAGAGGTCTGCCGCTTTTTCTGCTTCATCACCTCGCCAGCCCACCACTGCCGCCTGGCCCCTTACGAGACCAATGAAGAGCAGAATCTCCACTGCTACCCCACACACTGGAGACTCTGGCACCAAGGAGGTGGTCGGGCCATAGCTGTCCCTTTAACCAGGCAGAGCAAGCGGCCTGGATCTTCCTTCTCGCACCCCCCTTCAGCAGGAGCCGCCCTTGCAGGGACAGCAGGCCCAGCCCCCGCTCCCGAAAGGCTCGCTCAACCACCTCGACCCGCTCAGTAGTTCATGAACGCTTAGAGGCCACTGTGAGACAAAAGAACGCAGCCGGGAAGCAAGTACGGCGGAAAGGAGACGATCAGCCCTCCTCGCTAGAGGAAGGAAAGGATGGGCAATCCTGTCGCCGAGGGATCTTTTTTGACGGTGAAGATCGAGGAATCGCTCAAAGGAGGTGGTATAAGGCAGAAGCAGCGAGGTCTCCTGCAGCTCCAGCAAGCAAAAGAGATTCGTTCCGTAGCAAGGCTTGCTGCGCGGGTCTGAGGAGGTCATAAGCCGAATTCTGTTCCCGTGTCACCTCACGGTGGCCCGGGCGGCAATCATCTCTCTGGGACGACGGTTACCCGCCGCCTCTAGCGACCAACCCGAGGGGTAACAGGCGAGCAACCTGCGAGCATCGCCCGCTCGTAGCCTCCAGCGCAGCCCACAAGCGGGTATGCTACTCCCTCTGCTCGGTCTTGCTCCGGATGGGGTTTGCCCGGCCAGACGGTCACCCGCCTGCCGGTGGGCTCTTACCCCACCATTTCACCCTTACCCGCAACGGCCTCTCAGCCGGCGGGCGGTATCGTTTCTGTGGCACTTTCCTTGGGGTCGCCCCCACTGGCCGTTAGCCAGCATCCTGCTCTGTGGAGTTCGGACTTTCCTCGAGCCAGCAGCCTGCCGCTCCTTCTCCTGGCCCGCCTGTACGCAGGGCTGGAAGGCCAAAGGATTGGGAACGTTCGGCTGACATGACCCGCGATTGCCTGACCTGCTCAGGCCCGCACAGCTGAATATAGAGTAGCACAGTGAGAACAGTCCGTCTACAGCGTTGACGAGCCTTATACCAAGGCGTTACAATGACCTTGCACCTGATTCAAACGGGTTACGAGCACGGAACATTCCAGCTATGAGCACCGGTCGGCGTATTCGCTTAACCTCGCTCGCCAGTTGCGCCGGTTGAGCGGCAAAAATGGGCCCGGCGGCCCTGGCGCAGGTTCTGCGTCCCCTGAAAGCCCAGAGCGTTCCGCCCTCTCTGCTCGTCGGTTTGAGCGCCGCCGACGATGCGGCAGTTTACCAGATTAACGAGCAGCAGGCGATTATTAGCACGGCGGACTTCTTCCCGCCCGTGGTAGATGATCCTTATGCTTTTGGCGCGATCGCTGCCGCCAACGCTATGAGCGATGTCTACGCTATGGGCGGTGAGGTCCTCATGGCCATTAATCTGGTCGCCTGGCCAGACGATCTGGAGACGGAGCTGTTGAGCGAGATTCTGCGTGGCGGAGCCGAGACAGTAGCTCAGGCCCAGGCCGTCATCGCCGGGGGGCATACAGTGAGCGACCGTGAGCCAAAGTATGGGCTGGCCGTCACCGGTAGCGTTCATCCCCAGCGCATCTTCACGAAGGGCGGGGCCCAACCTGGCGACGTGCTGGTCTTGAGCAAGCCGCTGGGCACGGGCCTGATCACGACAGCCCATAAGCGCGACCAGGTCGCTGAGGAGGATCTGAGAGCTGCAGTGGCCTCGATGACACGCCTCAATCGCGAAGCCAGTCGCACTCTGGCCGAGCTGGCTGCCAGCAGCGGAGGCGTACATGCCGTCACTGACGTGACCGGCTTCGGTCTGCTCGGCCACGCCTGGGAGATGGCCTCTCAGAGCCTGACGAGCATGCGCTTGGCCTTCTCCGCGCTGCCGCTCCTGCCCCATGCTGCGGAATACGCGGCGCGCGGCTGCATTCCAGGCGGGACAAGCCGTAACCGAGCCTACTTTGGCCCCCATACCCATCTGGGCCAGACATTGGATGCTACGGCAGAGACAATTCTCTGGGACCCGCAGACATCGGGCGGTCTGCTGGCGGCAATCGCACCAGAGCTGTGGCCCCGTCTGGCCGCTCTGCGATCCTCTGTCCCATTCTGGCTCATCGGCGAGGTGACAACCAGACATGCTGAGGAGGCACAGGTGTTACTGGAGGTGTATTAACGACAATGGCAGCAGGATATAGAGCACTGGAAGAGGCCTTGGGTATCGAGTTTCACGACCCTGCACTGTTGCAACTGGCTCTCACCCATCGCTCCTATATCTATGAAACCCCCGGCGCCGGGCGCGAGTCGAACGAACGCCTGGAGTTTCTCGGCGATTCCATCCTGGCTTTTGTCTGTGCTGATTTCCTTTACCGCACTTTTCCTCAGCTCAATGAGGGCGAGCTGAGCAATTTGCGGGCCGCTTTGGTGAAGACCGAGACCCTCGCTCAGTTTGCACGTGATCTGAATTTGCGTTCGTTCCTGCTTCTCGGTAAAGGCGAACAGCAGAGCGGAGGCAGCCAGCGCGTGCTGGCCTCGGCTTTCGAGGCCCTGCTGGGGGCGATCTACCTCGATCAAGGGCTGGAGGCAGTGCGTGGCGTAATTATCCCCCGCGTGGAGCCACTGGCCCGCACTATTGTTGAGAAGCGCCTCTTTAAGGATAGCAAATCCTTACTCCAGGAACTGGCACAGGCCCGCGAGGGCATCACTCCCTCCTATCGGCTGGTCAGCCAGGAAGGCCCTTCTCACAACCGTGAGTTCACTGTTGAGGTGCTCCTGGGCGAGCGGGTTATTGGGCGTGGTCAGGGACGCAATAAACAGGCAGCCGAGCAGGAAGCCGCCCACGCAGCTTTGGATAGCCGCGGCTGGCTGTAGCCTGGCAGCTCCGTGCGCCGTGAAGGACTGCTTGAAAAGCACGATGCTTACTCTTTCGGGAAGAAAGGGTTGGTTGGTTAGCAGGATAGGGAGGAGGAGAACGCATGCGACTGGAGCCAACGCCGCGTCCAGAGCAGACCCTGCGAGTCAGCGCGCGGCTGATCACAGCGAGTACGATCCTGCATTTGTCTTCTGATGAGTTGGAGCGCTGCATTACACAAGAGCAGACCGAAAATCCAGCCCTGGAGGTTCAGGAGCAGCGCGTCTGCCTCTTCTGCGGGGCCTTGCTCCGCGGTAGCAGCAGCGTTTGCTCCTCGTGCGGCCACTATGCCCCAGCAGGGGCCCCAGAGGGCAGCGCTACGCCCCCCGGCGAGAATGACGCCGGCGCCGCCTGGGAGCGCTTCCTCCAGCCTTTCTACGATATGGATAACTACGGCTTCGTCGAGGCTGACGCCGAGGCCGAGGACGATCCTCTGGCGCGTATCGCCACCTCAGAACCCCTGGCTGAGCGTCTTCTTCAACAGCTGGAAGCCCTTATTCCTCCTGAAGAGGCCCCCATCGCTGAGCACCTGGTAGGGAATCTGAACGAGCGAGGCTATCTGGAGATCAGTACGGCAGAGATCAGCCGCTATCTCGATGTCCCGCTCGAACGGGTCGAGTATGTCCTCAAGCAGCTCCAGACCCTGGAACCAGTAGGCATCGGCGCCCGCGACCTACGCGAGTGCCTGTTGATCCAGCTGGAAGCGCTAGCCGAGCAGGAAACGCCCCATCCACTGGCCCGCACGCTCATCGAGCGCTATCTTGATCGCCTGGGACGCAGCCAGTACCAGGAGATCGCCCGCGAACTAAAGGTGCCTGAGCAGGAGGTCCGCGCCGCAAGCGCTTATATCCGCAGCCGCCTCTATCCTTTCCCTGCCCACACCTACCGCCTCGATAGCCATCTCCCTCAGCGCGAGAGTAGCGCCATGTACGTGCGCCCAGATGTCATTATCCGCCGCGGCGATAACGGCTTCGAGGTCGAGGTCATCGAAGAGAAGCGCTATCACTTCGTGGTCAACCGCGGCTACCAGGCTGCAGATGGCGAGCGCGCAAGTCCCGCCCTGCAGCGCTATTTCTCTCAACAGAGCGATCGGGCGCGCTTTTTCATCGATTGTGTTCAGCGCCGCTGGCGCACGCTGAAACAAGTGGCAGAGGTCGTTGTCGAACAGCAACGCGATTTTCTAGAGAAAGGGATTCGCTACCTGCGCCCCTTGACCCGGGCCGAGGTGGCGGCCCGCCTCGGCCTCGACGAGGGTACGGTGAGCCGCGCCACCGCCAACAAGTACGCCCTGTTGCCTAATGGGCGCCTGATCCCTTTCTCCGACTTTTTTGATAGCTCGCTCGGCGTCAAGGATATTCTGCGCGAGATCATTCAGCAGGAGGCGCCTCAACGGCGCCTGAGCGATGAGGAGCTGCGCCGCTTGCTGGCCGAGCGCGGCATTCATTTGGCCCGCCGTACCGTGACCAAGTACCGGGAGGAGATGGGGATAGGCTCCTCACGGGAGCGCTGACGGACGCACGTAGATGGTGCGCTCGTGATCGTAGACGACCATGCCCGGGCCACCTCCCTTCATATGACGCACGTGACGCTGCAGGGTATAGTCCACAGGAACGCTGCTGTTGTCACGCGCCTGACTGTAGTAAGCCGCCAGGCTGGCCGCCTGTTCGAGGGTGCTCCGCGGCACCTGGCGGCCCGCTGCTTTGATGATGACATGGGCCCCCGGCACGCCACGCGCATGCAGCCAGAGATCGTTTCCACTCGCCTGGCGGAAGGTGACCTCCTCATTCTGACGACTGTTGCGCCCCACCAGCATCGTGAAGCCATCGCGACTCTGGACGTAGAGCGGGACCCCTCCCCCCGGCAGCAGGGCCTTTCCACGATGGGCCTTCTTTTTCCCAGCCTTCGCCTCAGCGCTTTTCTTCTCATGCAGATAGCCGGCAGCCTGGATCTCGGCCTTGACTAGCTCGATCTCCTCTGGCGTTTCGGCTAACTGCAAGTCGGTAAGCAACTGCTCCAGGGTGGCCAGCTCAGCCCGGTTGCGCTCTATTTGCTCGGGCAGCAGCGCCGCCGCCCGACGCATTTTCTGATATCTGGCAAAGAGCCGGTTGGCATTGCCCACGGCATCGAGACGCGGGTCAAGCTCGATAGCGGTCTTGGGGGGATTGTCCTGGACCCCCTCGACAGCAAAGAGATCGGGCAGGCTGACCTGTGTCCACCCCCGCTCTATCTCATGTTGAAAGGTAAGCAACAGCTCGCCTTGCCGACGATAGTTCTCTGCCTCAGCCAGCGCCCGCTGCTCTTCTTCCAGAGCAGCTGCACGTCGCCGGCAGCGTTCGACCTCTCTTTGAAGCAACCTGCGTAGCGGCGCCCGCCGGCCCTCAAGCGCGTCGAGCCACTCGCTACGGGCATAGAAGTTGTCGATCAGAACATTGATCGATGGCGATTCGTGAACGCGCACCCCCTCCACGGCGCTATACTGCTCCAGCACATAGGGTGCAAAGGCGAGCGGCATCGCCCGCGCTTCCGATTCCGCTCCGGCTGCGGAGGTTGGTGCCAGACGCTCCACGAGCTGCGGATGCCAGCGATGGGTCTCATAGAGGGCCGCCAGATCGCGAATATTCCAGGCCAGTTCTTCCCATTGCTCTCGACTGAGTTCCAGCCCGGCCTCGCTCTCGCCCAGGGCACGATAGACTGCCTCCCGCGCAAGCAGAGGACTGAAGCCAAGCAGATGACGCACAAGAAGCTGCCAGAGCCTCGGAGCCACCTCTTTGCGCCGCTGCACAGTCCTGGCGGCAGCCTCTCCCCCTTCCACAAAGGCTGATTCCTTCCCTTCGTTGCCCGGAATGATGGACAGCTGGGCGGCGGTGACGGTCGTCGGCTCCAGGCGCGGCAAGAGCTGACCGGCAAAAGTGCGCTGCTGAGGAGGTGGCGGCACATAGGGAACGTTAGGCATGATTACACGATAACGGTTCATGTCTGCCCCAACGCGCTTATGGCAGCCAAGAATCAGGCCCTCTTCATTGCAGAGCACAATATTGCTGGTACGCCCCATGATCTCAGCAATCAGGCGCAGTCGCTGATAGCGAGCAGTCGGCCTCTGTTCGACACTCCCAGCCGGCTTGTCAGCTTCTTCAGTCTCCTCAGCAGGAGCTTCATCTGCATCGCCATGCCGAACTCGCGCTTGAAAGATCAG from Thermogemmatispora onikobensis carries:
- a CDS encoding TetR/AcrR family transcriptional regulator gives rise to the protein MEKQHPGKARERRRARTRQRIVSAAEEILCEKGPEALSMRELASRIEYSPAALYEYFGSKEEIVTALCEKTLIGLAETLSKIPPQLPPAERLLRAGLAYLGFARTFPQQYLLTFSSSRGEQDPLRLVEASRAYSLLRQIIADGIDQGVFLPRPDYSLGEMTYHCWAVVHGMAMLRLTLLSSEGQDLEDLHERVLRGLITGLQCP
- a CDS encoding DUF4188 domain-containing protein, which gives rise to MAHSIIKQRMTAQIEGSFVVFLIGIRINRPWQLYKWLPVFVAMPRMLKELQRQPELGLLGYHLHVGFPISMVVQYWRSFEQLAAYAGKRDAQHWPAWVAFNRRVGSSGAVGIWHETYCVEAGAYECIYNNMPPYGLGQAGQLVSAVGRKTTAAGRLVRS
- the aat gene encoding leucyl/phenylalanyl-tRNA--protein transferase → MADQLDVATVLYAYTRGIFPMADSQGQIHWYAPDPRAILEHERLHVSRSLRATLRKGLYEIRMDSAFAEVMRACAAREETWISETFIQTYTELHHLGLAHSVEAWHAGQLVGGLYGVALGGAFMGESMFSRAPDASKVCLVALVEHLKSRGYILHDVQFLTPHLASLGASEIPRREYERRLRHALQLPCTW
- a CDS encoding glycerate kinase; translated protein: MRIVIAPQALKGSLTAPEAARAIAGGFQKVLPTAELDLVPIADGGEGTVEALVSATGGQLLHAQVTGPLGEPVEATFGLLGDGQTAVIEMAACAGLPLVPPERRDPRLTTTYGVGELIRAALDSGCRHLIIGIGGSATNDGGAGMAQALGVRLLDAEGKDLPYGGAALAGLARIVPDGIDPRLQECRIEVACDVTNPLCGPQGASAVYGPQKGASPEMVAQLDAALAHYAGIIQRDLGRDVRNLPGAGAAGGLGASLLAFLQATLRPGADLVLEAVGLAKRLQGASLLVTAEGQIDRQTAYGKSVGAVASLAQRCGVPVLALAGSLGEEYQVVYALGVEAVMTLLAAPLSLNEAMTQAASLLADASERAARLLLLGRRLPPLEGFTF
- the selD gene encoding selenide, water dikinase SelD — translated: MSTGRRIRLTSLASCAGUAAKMGPAALAQVLRPLKAQSVPPSLLVGLSAADDAAVYQINEQQAIISTADFFPPVVDDPYAFGAIAAANAMSDVYAMGGEVLMAINLVAWPDDLETELLSEILRGGAETVAQAQAVIAGGHTVSDREPKYGLAVTGSVHPQRIFTKGGAQPGDVLVLSKPLGTGLITTAHKRDQVAEEDLRAAVASMTRLNREASRTLAELAASSGGVHAVTDVTGFGLLGHAWEMASQSLTSMRLAFSALPLLPHAAEYAARGCIPGGTSRNRAYFGPHTHLGQTLDATAETILWDPQTSGGLLAAIAPELWPRLAALRSSVPFWLIGEVTTRHAEEAQVLLEVY
- the rnc gene encoding ribonuclease III; its protein translation is MAAGYRALEEALGIEFHDPALLQLALTHRSYIYETPGAGRESNERLEFLGDSILAFVCADFLYRTFPQLNEGELSNLRAALVKTETLAQFARDLNLRSFLLLGKGEQQSGGSQRVLASAFEALLGAIYLDQGLEAVRGVIIPRVEPLARTIVEKRLFKDSKSLLQELAQAREGITPSYRLVSQEGPSHNREFTVEVLLGERVIGRGQGRNKQAAEQEAAHAALDSRGWL
- the rpoN gene encoding RNA polymerase factor sigma-54; its protein translation is MRLEPTPRPEQTLRVSARLITASTILHLSSDELERCITQEQTENPALEVQEQRVCLFCGALLRGSSSVCSSCGHYAPAGAPEGSATPPGENDAGAAWERFLQPFYDMDNYGFVEADAEAEDDPLARIATSEPLAERLLQQLEALIPPEEAPIAEHLVGNLNERGYLEISTAEISRYLDVPLERVEYVLKQLQTLEPVGIGARDLRECLLIQLEALAEQETPHPLARTLIERYLDRLGRSQYQEIARELKVPEQEVRAASAYIRSRLYPFPAHTYRLDSHLPQRESSAMYVRPDVIIRRGDNGFEVEVIEEKRYHFVVNRGYQAADGERASPALQRYFSQQSDRARFFIDCVQRRWRTLKQVAEVVVEQQRDFLEKGIRYLRPLTRAEVAARLGLDEGTVSRATANKYALLPNGRLIPFSDFFDSSLGVKDILREIIQQEAPQRRLSDEELRRLLAERGIHLARRTVTKYREEMGIGSSRER
- a CDS encoding Rqc2 family fibronectin-binding protein codes for the protein MYVDAITLAAVADELRVLLTGARVEAIIPPTEHSIAIECYCPPRAGGDEKGQKRWLYLSAHPQLARLHLTLHKPPRAVPEPPPFIMLLRKYLEGARLETVEQPRWERVLHLIFQARVRHGDADEAPAEETEEADKPAGSVEQRPTARYQRLRLIAEIMGRTSNIVLCNEEGLILGCHKRVGADMNRYRVIMPNVPYVPPPPQQRTFAGQLLPRLEPTTVTAAQLSIIPGNEGKESAFVEGGEAAARTVQRRKEVAPRLWQLLVRHLLGFSPLLAREAVYRALGESEAGLELSREQWEELAWNIRDLAALYETHRWHPQLVERLAPTSAAGAESEARAMPLAFAPYVLEQYSAVEGVRVHESPSINVLIDNFYARSEWLDALEGRRAPLRRLLQREVERCRRRAAALEEEQRALAEAENYRRQGELLLTFQHEIERGWTQVSLPDLFAVEGVQDNPPKTAIELDPRLDAVGNANRLFARYQKMRRAAALLPEQIERNRAELATLEQLLTDLQLAETPEEIELVKAEIQAAGYLHEKKSAEAKAGKKKAHRGKALLPGGGVPLYVQSRDGFTMLVGRNSRQNEEVTFRQASGNDLWLHARGVPGAHVIIKAAGRQVPRSTLEQAASLAAYYSQARDNSSVPVDYTLQRHVRHMKGGGPGMVVYDHERTIYVRPSALP